Within Pseudomonas alloputida, the genomic segment GGGCTGCGCATCAGCACCCAGGTCTTGTGCCCTTGCGCAGTAAGACCGGCCAGCAAATGTTGCCCCACAAAGCCGCTGCCGCCGGTGACAAAGCACTCCACACTCATGTTTGAACCCTTGTTTGAATGATGGGCGCAGGCTAAGGTGTAGAGCCTGCTCTACAGTCAAGGATTTTTAACGTGAATATTGGAGAGTTGGAGCGCCGGAGTGGGCTCAGCCGCCATACATTGCGCTATTACGAACAGCTCGGGCTTATCGAGCCACACCGACAAGCCAACAACTATCGCAGTTACAGTGAACAGACCGTTGCTGACTTGGCTTTCATACAGAGTGCCCAGGGCGGAGGCTTTTCACTTGCTGAGATTGGGGACATTCTAG encodes:
- a CDS encoding MerR family transcriptional regulator — encoded protein: MNIGELERRSGLSRHTLRYYEQLGLIEPHRQANNYRSYSEQTVADLAFIQSAQGGGFSLAEIGDILVARRGNTIDCAQGAVLVAAKMAEIQTKITTLQAAYVFLDAERAKLEASAIANGKIMP